One Conger conger chromosome 7, fConCon1.1, whole genome shotgun sequence genomic window, AACTGTAACTAGTTATTAAAAAAACGCTAGCTTTTAAAAACACCGTTGTTTGGCAGCAGTTAAAATGAATTGGTTCGTTTTAAAAGGAGTAAATGGTAATCGAATTTAAAACAAATCACAATCTGACTTTGTAGATGATTGACACAATACCAGAACCAGAGGACGTGCCTTTCACCGTCCAGTTGAAAGCACTGTTGGACCAGGAGACCCGGTACCAGCCTAAGCTCTGCGGCTTGAGGATCATCGAGTCGGCTCAGGAGAATGGCCTGCGAATGACCGCCAGACTCCGGGATTTTGAAGTGAAAGATCTGCTCTCCCTGACGCGGTTCTTCGGCTTCTGTGCCGACACCTTCTCCCTAGCCGTCAGCCTCCTGGACCGATTCTTGTCAGTGATGAAGGTAGGACAACTTTAAAATATCATATGAGGATTGACAATATCCAGGACACGCTACTTGATTATAAAtgcaaccatttattttttcaattaacaCAAGGgaaccaactgagctatttttATTCTACATTTATTGCAGTAAGGTGATTGTGTGGACTCACACGAGCATTCTtggttgtgtattttttttgttttaacaatTGGTGAATGAGACCCCATTCGCTACATCTGATCTGAGTCACCCTCACACAAATCGACTTCCTTGTGCCAGATTCAGCCAAAGCACCTGTCGTGCGTGGGACTGTGCTGCTTCTACATCGCCATAAAGTCGTCGGAAGAGGAGAACGTTCCGGCGGCCAGTGAGCTCATCCGGATCAGCCAGAGCCGCTTCACCGTGTCGGACATGATGCGGATGGAGAAGATCATTCTGGAGAAGCTGCACTGGAAGGTGCGGGCCCCAAcgcccctcctcttcctcaggctgTTCCACTCCTTCATCCTCCAGCAGCTGGACATggacaggtgagagagcagggctctgtttcacacagagaggtgagagagcagggcccctgtttcacaaagcaggattactcgaTTAGCTGGATACGTGCTCCCAATTAAAACCGGAACATGGACTCAAGTAAAAAGCCCTGAAATAACTGGACTTTATTGTAAATGGTGATATTGAGTTGGACTTGACCTATGGCATTAAGCGCTGTTTCTTCTATCCAGTAAGAAGAGTCTGAACATCGAGCGGTTAGAAGCACAGCTGAAGGCCTGCCACTGCAGCTTTGCGTTCACTAAAATAAAGGTGAGTTGGGGTGATTTTAGCGTTTATCTGGTTAGCCATGACTTTTATTCTCCCAAAATATTCGGTAGATATGCAGAATTCTACAGATGTTCTGACTGTCGGGTCTGGTTCCCATGGAAAGATGGTGTATTTTGTATGCCTGTTTAAAACACCCATAAACAAACCCAACCTTGTTGTAGGAGTCCCCTAGCTGCCTCCCCTAGCTGTTCTAGAATGTTGCCGTTGTGCTCATTATTCCAGCTGTATGCCAGAGAATGGAATCATTGTGTCTCTGCGTGTACTGTAAGTGAGGTTTGtttgtctctccccccccctttacACAGCCCTCTCTGCTTGCTCTGGCGATTCTGGCCTTCGAGGTTCAGGAGCAAGGCCTCTGTGAGCTGACCGAAACACAGGACACGCTGCAGCTGCAATCCCATGTACGTAAGCGCCTAGCAAAGCACTCTGACGCAACACGCTGGTTGGGTAACAGGATGTGCTTAAAGCATATTGCAGGAACAGCAATAACATGCGTTTACACAGTCAGCTGTACATCATTGCTGGCTGTCACTATGCCACACAGTACTTCATACAAGTCGTTGACCTATAACTATAATTgtcccttttttccccttttcttttttacaccaGATTAAAGGTGGGGAccttgtttgtgtgagagagctggTTGGGAAATGTCTGATGGAGTATTCCTCAACGAAATGCTCCAGACCAAGCAACCGCAAGCTGAGATGGCTGATCTCTGGCAGGACAGCCAGACAGCTGAAACGCAGCTACTACAAGATCGCCCATCTCCCCACCATCCCAGAAGTTGCATCTTAAGTGTTTCGAGAACAGGAATGAGGTAGGCAGTGGACATTAAGTGTTTGATAAAGCAGTATTAATgatgtattgtatgtgtatcTGCATGTAATATGTGGTAAAAcaggttttctgtttttatttaggtGATCACTTGAGAATGAAGACTCACCATCAGCAACGGAAGGAAAATGATGAAACAAACGTAGATATTGGGAAGCTGAAAAATTCAGAAACATGCCTGAGTGATTTAGCGTTCTTGTGCAGCTCAGTTTGCAGGGCTTCATAGATGTGAACTGATCTTTTGCTTTCCCTCTCTGaattatttcaatttaaatgtcTGGATCCTATCAGAACGGTTAATATCAGCTTGCACTTTTACACTTTACTATATGAAAAATTTAAACTCTCTAAAACAGGGCTGTCAAACTGTTCCTGGTACTCTACCATCTtattggttttcactccaaccctaacaaagcacaccacattgaacagctagagatcttgagCTGCTTGCTTGAACTTGGTAGAAGTAGTGTCAAATATTAGTTGAAATGacaacctacaggactgtagacctccaggaacagggttgggcagccctgccctcGCATATCCTTCACGTCAATGAACCTGCACTTTCATTTTGACAGTTTTTGCCCATTTTCCCCTCATATGAggcattttttccattttggtgGGAAAAAAGCTTTATGTGATGAAACAATGGGCAACCATTTCAAGAAACTTTGAAAAAGCTATGTATAAACCTTCACGAACGAAGATAATTCCTacactgggtgtgtgggaaTGCATCTTGAGTggaggcttgtgtgtgtctgtatgttgtgtgtgtgtgtgtgtgtgtgtgtattatcgGAGCCATGGTCCTTTAATAGCTCTTGGCACTGGTGATGGTTAAAAGCAATGAAGTATTGAACCACCTAGGTCCTCAGTCCACTAtgtggaagaggaggg contains:
- the ccng1 gene encoding cyclin-G1, coding for MIDTIPEPEDVPFTVQLKALLDQETRYQPKLCGLRIIESAQENGLRMTARLRDFEVKDLLSLTRFFGFCADTFSLAVSLLDRFLSVMKIQPKHLSCVGLCCFYIAIKSSEEENVPAASELIRISQSRFTVSDMMRMEKIILEKLHWKVRAPTPLLFLRLFHSFILQQLDMDSKKSLNIERLEAQLKACHCSFAFTKIKPSLLALAILAFEVQEQGLCELTETQDTLQLQSHIKGGDLVCVRELVGKCLMEYSSTKCSRPSNRKLRWLISGRTARQLKRSYYKIAHLPTIPEVAS